Proteins found in one Brachyspira murdochii DSM 12563 genomic segment:
- a CDS encoding MGDG synthase family glycosyltransferase → MKNILIISSEYTGHGHKSVHTAILQGFQKLYKDEIECKVINGFQLADKIFSSFEKLYNPSVKYFPDMWSALFLLSDKNVSFFNKNTSKKIEKELVKLLDSYKPDLILSVHPLFNGSVLDILEKYNYKIKFYTLITDIISISHIWLDNRTDKIISPSYEASNFIIENGINKEKVITFGIPVREHFSSVYSNIEDLRKNTNLDEKLKILLLNNSEKSSRIYYIIRKLNEKYDCYITVVCGRNRNIYKNIKRKLKNYPIDINLIGYTDNLFKLFQSNDILITRCGSLSVSEAINCIIPIVSMGALPGQEEATPLYLEKNNLGCSTISTNDIFDKIDMLIANGRERLLKIREAQFNYYGRDVREEIVKYIASELENK, encoded by the coding sequence ATGAAAAACATTTTAATAATATCTTCAGAATATACAGGACATGGACATAAAAGTGTTCATACCGCTATACTTCAAGGGTTTCAAAAATTATATAAAGATGAAATAGAGTGTAAAGTAATAAATGGATTTCAATTAGCAGATAAAATATTCTCATCATTTGAGAAATTATATAATCCTTCTGTCAAGTATTTTCCAGATATGTGGTCAGCATTATTTTTATTGTCAGATAAAAATGTTAGTTTTTTTAATAAAAATACTTCTAAAAAAATAGAAAAAGAGTTAGTTAAGCTTTTGGATAGTTATAAGCCTGATTTGATATTAAGTGTTCATCCATTATTTAATGGAAGTGTATTGGATATTTTAGAGAAATATAATTATAAAATAAAATTTTATACTTTGATAACTGATATAATAAGTATAAGCCATATTTGGTTAGATAATAGGACAGATAAAATCATAAGCCCATCTTATGAAGCTTCAAATTTTATAATAGAGAATGGTATAAACAAAGAAAAAGTTATAACATTTGGAATACCCGTAAGAGAACATTTTTCATCTGTTTATTCTAATATAGAAGATTTAAGAAAAAATACAAATTTAGATGAAAAGTTAAAAATTCTTTTATTAAACAATTCTGAAAAATCTTCAAGAATATATTATATAATAAGAAAGCTCAATGAAAAATATGATTGCTATATTACTGTTGTATGCGGAAGAAATAGAAATATTTATAAAAATATAAAACGAAAACTTAAAAACTATCCTATAGATATTAATTTAATAGGTTATACTGATAATTTATTTAAACTGTTTCAAAGTAACGATATTTTAATAACTAGATGCGGTTCATTATCAGTTTCTGAAGCTATTAATTGCATTATACCTATAGTATCAATGGGGGCTTTACCCGGACAGGAAGAAGCTACTCCTTTATATTTAGAAAAAAATAATTTAGGATGCAGTACTATTTCTACAAATGATATTTTTGATAAGATTGATATGCTTATAGCAAATGGCAGAGAAAGACTGCTTAAAATTAGAGAGGCACAATTTAATTATTACGGCAGAGATGTAAGAGAGGAGATAGTTAAATATATCGCTAGTGAGCTTGAAAATAAATAA
- a CDS encoding HPr family phosphocarrier protein, with amino-acid sequence MTSFNYTIKNINNIHARPLSDLAKIAKDSKCNVIISDSKKNKKDVKKIIGIMQLNLKIGDEVIVSIEGYDEILENKAKENIYNFFKTNF; translated from the coding sequence ATGACTAGCTTTAATTATACTATCAAAAATATTAACAATATACATGCAAGACCTTTGAGCGATCTTGCTAAAATAGCAAAAGACAGTAAATGCAATGTTATTATAAGCGACAGTAAAAAAAATAAAAAAGATGTAAAAAAGATAATAGGAATAATGCAGCTCAATTTAAAAATAGGAGATGAAGTTATAGTCTCAATAGAAGGCTATGATGAAATTTTAGAAAATAAAGCCAAAGAAAATATATATAATTTTTTCAAAACAAATTTTTAA
- a CDS encoding MGDG synthase family glycosyltransferase has product MKKVLIISSEYTGHGHKSVHTALLQAFGSLYKEEIECKVINGFTLGGPDLIAAERLYNTCVKYFPKLWNNIFKFSFKNKNFINRHNSLTIKRRFLKIVKNYKPDIIVNVHPMFSGSLLNVLKKKNIDIKFIIIITDLITITKLWFDNRADKIISPSNEASEYMMKNGIDKERIVTFGLPVREGFCALLNSKEEIREKTNINDTLKILLLNNSEKVKRLIYIINGLYSRFKCEVTVVCGRNERTYDKLREFFSSRSYSPTIIGYTNELPRLFHENDILITRSGPTAIIEAVNCLIPVVSMGALPGQEEENPIYLNRNGLGYNTSSTDDIFNKIDLLIQNNRENLIKIRENQFDYYGRNVREKIVKYIADIIL; this is encoded by the coding sequence ATGAAAAAAGTACTTATAATATCTTCTGAATATACAGGTCATGGACATAAAAGTGTTCATACTGCTTTACTTCAAGCTTTTGGCTCTCTATACAAGGAAGAAATAGAATGCAAGGTTATAAATGGTTTTACTCTTGGAGGTCCTGATTTAATAGCAGCAGAAAGGCTATATAATACTTGTGTTAAATATTTCCCTAAATTATGGAATAATATATTCAAATTTTCTTTTAAAAATAAAAATTTTATCAATAGACATAATTCTTTAACTATTAAAAGACGTTTTTTGAAAATAGTTAAAAATTATAAACCTGATATAATAGTAAATGTTCATCCTATGTTTAGCGGAAGTTTACTTAATGTTCTTAAAAAGAAAAACATTGATATAAAATTTATTATTATTATTACTGATTTAATTACTATAACAAAATTATGGTTTGATAATAGAGCAGATAAAATAATAAGTCCTTCCAATGAGGCTTCTGAATATATGATGAAAAATGGTATAGATAAAGAAAGGATTGTTACATTTGGACTTCCTGTTAGAGAAGGTTTTTGTGCTTTATTAAATAGTAAAGAAGAAATAAGAGAGAAGACAAATATCAACGATACATTGAAGATACTTTTACTTAATAATTCAGAAAAAGTTAAAAGACTTATATATATAATAAATGGTCTTTACAGCAGATTTAAATGCGAAGTAACTGTTGTATGCGGGAGAAATGAAAGAACATATGATAAATTAAGAGAGTTTTTTTCTTCAAGAAGCTACAGCCCTACAATAATAGGATATACTAATGAACTTCCTAGACTTTTTCATGAAAATGATATATTAATAACTAGATCAGGTCCTACGGCTATTATAGAAGCAGTTAATTGTTTAATACCCGTTGTATCTATGGGGGCATTACCAGGTCAGGAAGAGGAAAATCCAATATATTTAAATAGAAATGGACTTGGTTATAATACTAGTTCAACTGATGATATTTTTAATAAAATAGATTTGCTTATTCAAAATAATAGAGAAAATCTTATAAAAATACGTGAAAACCAGTTTGATTATTATGGCAGAAATGTTAGAGAAAAGATAGTTAAATATATTGCTGATATTATATTATAA
- a CDS encoding BglG family transcription antiterminator, producing the protein MIYNIFMKNKYIKEILSILSAESYITAEKLAKELNVSEKTIRIKIQELNNDLEKTGVKIVSKPRYGYTLLCDDNNKDIKAISFNTVNDFEYRVKYIFEYLINNNDEYIKSDTLSEALDISKTTLTNTLKIIEDNIKYYNIKIERRPNYGIRIIGNEFDIRNCIIDYYLKQYIHDEKYINKSIEKFVIDFIKDNDIKLSEINLENFILYILVSIERIKMGKVIDCYDKDILKDIKEEELKLANQLAEILEKESNIKFNEAEKIFIAIHIASKSLLISSENSNFIIQNKLDNIVQEILDLVYSNLKIDLRNNLNLRLLLNHHMIPLDIRIRYNVLQKNPMLCDIKSNYGLSYLIASEANTVLKSYYKKEISDDEIGYLALLFQIALEENSNEEKNKINILIVCGSGKTTSKLLMYKYKKEFADYIDNIYTTDLIMLKDFDFSKVNYIFSTVPINFRVPLPIVQIGLFLENTDIINVKNALELSKNDFLNDYYNKDLFSLDIKGNSRDEIIKNICINIKKYIDIPDNFYDSVMKREDLSETDFGNLVAIPHPFDILTEKTFVYVAVLEKPIIWYKNNVQVIFLVSISNNKDDNLQKFYQYTVDFLLNEESVIKLIENKTFDNLMYLLRNN; encoded by the coding sequence ATGATATATAATATTTTTATGAAAAATAAATATATTAAAGAAATATTATCCATTTTATCTGCTGAATCCTATATAACAGCTGAAAAATTGGCAAAAGAATTAAATGTAAGCGAAAAAACTATACGGATAAAAATACAGGAATTAAATAACGATCTTGAAAAAACTGGTGTAAAAATAGTATCAAAGCCGAGATACGGGTATACTCTTTTATGTGATGATAATAATAAAGATATTAAGGCTATTAGTTTTAATACTGTTAATGATTTTGAATACAGAGTAAAATATATTTTTGAATACTTAATTAATAATAATGATGAATATATAAAATCTGATACTTTAAGTGAAGCTCTTGATATATCTAAAACAACATTGACAAATACTTTAAAAATCATAGAAGATAATATTAAATATTACAATATAAAAATAGAAAGAAGACCTAATTACGGAATAAGAATTATAGGAAATGAATTTGATATTAGAAACTGTATTATAGATTATTATTTAAAACAGTATATTCATGATGAAAAATATATTAATAAATCAATAGAAAAATTTGTAATAGACTTTATTAAAGACAATGATATTAAATTATCCGAAATAAATTTGGAAAACTTTATATTATATATATTAGTTTCCATAGAAAGAATAAAGATGGGTAAAGTCATTGACTGCTATGATAAAGATATTCTAAAAGATATAAAAGAAGAAGAATTAAAATTAGCAAATCAATTAGCGGAAATATTAGAAAAAGAAAGTAATATAAAGTTTAATGAAGCAGAAAAAATATTTATAGCAATACATATAGCCTCAAAAAGTTTATTAATATCTTCAGAGAATTCCAACTTTATAATACAAAATAAGCTTGATAATATAGTTCAGGAAATACTTGATTTGGTATATAGTAATTTAAAAATAGATTTGAGAAATAATCTTAATTTAAGGCTTTTATTAAATCATCATATGATACCGCTTGATATAAGAATAAGGTACAATGTATTACAAAAAAATCCTATGCTTTGCGATATAAAAAGTAACTACGGTCTATCATATTTAATAGCTTCTGAAGCAAACACAGTTTTGAAAAGTTATTATAAAAAAGAAATTTCTGATGATGAAATAGGATATTTAGCTTTACTCTTTCAAATAGCTTTGGAAGAAAACAGTAATGAAGAAAAAAATAAAATAAATATATTAATAGTTTGCGGGAGCGGAAAAACAACTTCAAAACTTCTAATGTACAAATATAAAAAAGAATTTGCTGATTATATAGATAATATTTATACAACCGATTTGATAATGCTTAAAGATTTTGATTTTTCAAAGGTTAATTATATATTTTCAACCGTACCTATTAATTTTAGAGTTCCGCTTCCTATTGTGCAAATAGGATTATTTTTAGAAAACACCGATATTATAAATGTAAAAAATGCCTTAGAATTATCAAAAAATGATTTTTTAAATGATTATTATAATAAAGACCTATTTTCATTAGATATTAAAGGAAACAGCAGAGATGAAATAATAAAAAACATATGCATTAATATCAAAAAATATATAGATATACCCGATAATTTTTATGACTCTGTTATGAAGAGAGAAGATTTATCAGAAACAGATTTCGGCAATTTGGTGGCTATACCGCATCCTTTTGATATTCTAACAGAAAAAACTTTTGTATATGTAGCGGTACTTGAAAAGCCTATTATATGGTACAAAAATAATGTTCAGGTGATATTTTTAGTTTCAATATCAAATAATAAAGATGATAATTTGCAGAAATTTTATCAGTATACTGTAGATTTTCTGCTTAATGAAGAAAGCGTTATAAAACTGATAGAAAATAAAACATTTGACAATTTAATGTATTTACTAAGAAATAATTAA
- a CDS encoding S1 RNA-binding domain-containing protein has protein sequence MEDNKNLSNDEIEFRKALEGSDNTSLSRGKIIKGKVVQFDDTDVFIDFESKSEGKIKRNEFDKEPIIGEEIEAIVSGEDDKGYVILSKSEIDKRKSQELIDNAVKNNSTVTGVVKEVIKGGFKVSIMGHQAFCPFSQIDIARGIKETDYIGNEYEFRVIKKNGRDVVVSRRALLEETQNASIESFLNNLKENDIINGKVKNIEKFGAFIEITPGFDGFLAIPNMSWDKVINPKSIISKGEERMFKVLHIDKENKKVDLGIKQLDEDPWGKFVEQYHIGDVIQGEVTNVKKFGAFVKVADGIEGLVHVSDLSWNSHVNNPSDFVKKGAFLECKILDMNAAERKLTLGLKQVKENPWDTVEKDFPVKSAVKCKVKRIIKNFAVFELPNGLEGICDISDFDWRNNIVNMKDYIKEGEDVNMVIMSIDRDKQRIKLSYKHTKESPWRLFEKAHPQGSIVDGTVKAIVDSGAIVALEDDLEGYMHVSQVEIPKGSTLEEVVKVGETYPFVVREVNQSKRRISLSRREYMEAQNKKETQNYISKAEPTSLTYNPFDNINN, from the coding sequence ATGGAAGATAATAAAAATCTATCAAATGATGAAATTGAATTTCGTAAGGCTTTGGAAGGAAGTGATAATACTTCTTTGAGCCGAGGAAAAATCATTAAAGGTAAAGTAGTTCAATTTGACGATACAGACGTTTTTATAGATTTTGAATCTAAATCTGAAGGTAAAATTAAAAGAAATGAATTTGATAAAGAGCCTATTATTGGTGAAGAAATAGAAGCTATTGTTTCAGGAGAAGATGATAAAGGTTATGTTATTTTATCTAAAAGCGAAATAGATAAGAGGAAATCTCAAGAATTAATAGATAATGCTGTTAAAAATAATAGTACAGTTACAGGTGTAGTTAAAGAGGTTATTAAAGGCGGATTTAAAGTATCTATAATGGGACATCAGGCTTTTTGTCCGTTTTCTCAAATAGATATAGCGAGAGGAATTAAAGAAACTGATTATATAGGCAATGAGTATGAGTTTAGAGTAATTAAGAAAAACGGCAGAGACGTTGTAGTATCAAGAAGAGCTTTATTAGAAGAAACACAAAATGCAAGCATAGAAAGTTTCTTAAATAATCTTAAAGAAAATGATATTATTAATGGTAAAGTAAAAAATATAGAAAAATTCGGTGCATTTATAGAAATTACTCCGGGTTTTGACGGTTTTCTTGCTATACCTAATATGTCTTGGGATAAGGTTATTAATCCTAAATCTATAATATCCAAAGGTGAAGAGAGAATGTTTAAAGTTCTCCATATAGATAAAGAAAACAAAAAAGTTGATTTAGGCATTAAGCAGCTTGATGAAGATCCTTGGGGTAAATTTGTTGAGCAGTATCATATAGGCGATGTTATTCAGGGTGAAGTTACTAATGTTAAAAAATTCGGTGCTTTTGTTAAAGTTGCTGACGGTATAGAAGGTTTAGTTCATGTTTCTGATTTAAGCTGGAACTCTCATGTTAATAATCCTAGCGATTTCGTTAAAAAAGGTGCTTTTTTAGAATGTAAAATACTTGATATGAATGCAGCTGAAAGAAAACTTACTTTGGGCTTAAAACAAGTAAAAGAAAATCCTTGGGATACTGTTGAAAAAGATTTCCCTGTAAAATCTGCTGTAAAATGTAAAGTAAAAAGAATAATAAAAAACTTTGCTGTATTCGAACTTCCTAATGGGTTGGAAGGTATATGTGATATAAGCGATTTTGATTGGAGAAATAATATAGTTAATATGAAAGACTATATTAAAGAGGGTGAAGATGTTAATATGGTTATCATGTCTATAGACAGAGATAAACAAAGAATCAAGTTAAGCTATAAGCATACTAAAGAAAGTCCTTGGAGATTATTTGAAAAAGCTCATCCTCAAGGTTCTATAGTTGATGGTACTGTTAAAGCTATAGTTGATTCTGGAGCTATTGTTGCTTTGGAAGATGATTTGGAAGGGTATATGCATGTTTCTCAGGTTGAGATTCCTAAAGGAAGTACTTTAGAAGAAGTTGTTAAAGTTGGTGAAACTTATCCTTTTGTTGTAAGAGAAGTTAATCAAAGTAAAAGAAGAATATCTCTTTCAAGAAGAGAGTATATGGAAGCTCAAAATAAAAAGGAAACTCAAAATTATATCTCTAAAGCAGAACCTACTTCTTTAACTTATAATCCTTTTGATAACATAAATAACTAA
- a CDS encoding DUF871 domain-containing protein: protein MRELGISVYPFHSKMEDNKSYIDLASKYGFTRCFMCLLSVEHSKDDIMKEFSEIINYAKDRGINTTLDISPAVFKHLGISYEELDFFHKLGAWAIRLDLGYSGNEESLMTYNDYNLKIEINMSNSTSYLDTIMNYYPNRENLIGCYNFYPHAYSGLDKKLFIESMNRFKRHSIKSSAFVNAKEASFGPWPVDDGICTLEEHRNLPIEIQAMELFFLGVDAVFIANCYANEETFKKLACLDKRLITLKAKLLDNLHEIERKIILEEMHQNRADASSYFIRSSNPRVKYKGNNFKIFNPITDIKRGDILIDSSEYGTYAGELQIALKDMKNTSRTNVVGKIDEDYLFLLDYINMAQRFKITQ, encoded by the coding sequence ATGCGAGAATTAGGTATTTCTGTTTATCCTTTTCATTCTAAAATGGAGGATAATAAGTCTTATATAGATTTAGCTTCAAAATATGGCTTTACTAGATGTTTTATGTGTTTATTATCGGTTGAGCATTCTAAAGATGATATTATGAAAGAGTTTTCAGAGATCATAAATTATGCTAAAGATAGAGGCATAAATACTACTTTAGATATATCTCCTGCTGTATTTAAGCATTTAGGTATTTCATATGAGGAGCTTGATTTTTTTCATAAACTAGGGGCTTGGGCTATAAGACTTGATTTAGGATATAGCGGAAATGAAGAGAGTTTAATGACTTATAATGATTATAATTTAAAAATAGAGATTAATATGAGTAATTCTACATCATATTTAGATACTATAATGAATTATTATCCGAATAGAGAAAATCTTATAGGCTGCTATAACTTCTATCCTCATGCCTACAGCGGACTTGATAAAAAACTGTTTATTGAAAGTATGAATCGTTTTAAAAGACATTCTATAAAATCATCAGCTTTTGTTAATGCTAAAGAGGCTAGTTTCGGACCTTGGCCTGTAGATGATGGTATATGTACTTTAGAAGAACATAGAAATCTTCCTATAGAAATACAGGCTATGGAATTATTCTTTTTAGGTGTTGATGCTGTGTTTATCGCTAATTGTTATGCTAATGAAGAGACTTTTAAAAAACTTGCATGTTTGGATAAAAGACTTATAACTCTAAAAGCTAAATTACTAGACAATCTTCATGAAATAGAGAGAAAAATAATTCTTGAAGAGATGCATCAAAACAGAGCAGATGCAAGCAGTTATTTTATTAGGTCATCAAATCCTAGAGTAAAATACAAAGGAAATAATTTTAAAATATTTAATCCTATTACAGACATTAAACGAGGAGATATACTTATTGATTCTTCCGAATATGGAACTTATGCTGGAGAACTTCAGATAGCATTAAAAGATATGAAAAATACTTCAAGAACCAATGTTGTAGGTAAAATAGATGAAGATTATTTATTTTTATTGGATTATATAAACATGGCTCAAAGATTTAAAATAACTCAATAG
- the nifU gene encoding Fe-S cluster assembly protein NifU — MWEYTDKVRDHFINPRNVGEIENPDAEAMTGSIVCGDALKLTLKIDKDTDKILDAKFKTFGCASAIASSSILTEMIKGKTLDEAAKITNKDIAMELGGLPEEKMHCSVMGMETLEKAINNYRGIATEEDEHDEGAIVCKCFGITDTKIKRAIRENKLKTVEEITFYTKAGGGCGACKVKLEDILNEELAEMEREAKNAPLTTVQKVKKIEEALERVINPMLKMDGGSCRLVDVDGNKVMIEFKGACSSCASSKNTLKGFVEPKLQEIVSKDLEVVGV, encoded by the coding sequence ATGTGGGAATATACAGATAAAGTAAGAGATCATTTTATTAATCCTAGAAATGTAGGAGAAATAGAAAATCCTGATGCAGAGGCTATGACTGGAAGTATAGTCTGCGGCGATGCATTGAAATTAACATTAAAAATAGACAAAGACACCGATAAAATATTGGATGCCAAATTCAAAACTTTCGGCTGTGCTTCTGCTATAGCAAGCAGCAGTATTCTAACAGAGATGATTAAAGGAAAAACTCTTGATGAAGCTGCTAAAATTACAAATAAAGATATAGCTATGGAGCTTGGCGGACTTCCAGAAGAAAAAATGCATTGTTCTGTTATGGGAATGGAAACTTTGGAAAAAGCTATCAATAACTACAGAGGAATTGCAACAGAAGAAGATGAGCATGATGAAGGTGCCATTGTTTGTAAATGTTTCGGTATAACAGATACAAAAATAAAAAGAGCTATAAGAGAAAACAAACTAAAAACTGTAGAGGAAATTACTTTCTATACTAAAGCAGGCGGCGGATGCGGAGCTTGTAAAGTTAAACTTGAGGACATCTTAAATGAAGAGCTTGCTGAGATGGAAAGAGAGGCTAAAAATGCACCGCTTACTACAGTACAGAAAGTTAAAAAAATAGAAGAGGCTTTGGAAAGAGTTATTAATCCTATGCTTAAAATGGATGGAGGAAGCTGCAGACTTGTAGATGTTGACGGTAATAAAGTAATGATAGAGTTTAAAGGAGCTTGTTCTTCTTGTGCTTCTTCTAAAAATACTTTGAAAGGTTTTGTTGAGCCTAAATTGCAGGAAATAGTTTCTAAAGATTTGGAAGTTGTAGGCGTTTGA
- a CDS encoding (2Fe-2S)-binding protein — MADKTICFCMAVTESQIRDAIKSKKLKTVEQVSEATKAGTGCGGCQEAIKQILNEMNK, encoded by the coding sequence ATGGCAGATAAGACAATATGTTTCTGTATGGCTGTAACTGAAAGTCAGATTAGAGATGCTATCAAATCAAAAAAATTAAAAACAGTAGAACAGGTTTCTGAAGCTACTAAAGCAGGTACAGGCTGCGGCGGCTGTCAGGAAGCTATCAAACAAATCTTAAATGAAATGAATAAATAA
- the cmk gene encoding (d)CMP kinase, whose product MSDIHEIITLDGPSGAGKSTIAKLTAKKLSFKYLDTGAMYRAVTLYMIKHNINTDNNDEVISALNNLNISFDNAGRIYLDNEDVTEEIRSSEVVNLVSKVSSISAVRQNMVSLQRKIAEGGNYVVDGRDIGSIVFPNAKYKFYMDASLDERARRRYNEELSKGKTLTYEEVRESIRKRDEFDSNRKDSPLVVPNNAYIIDTTSMTIDEVAEKITNVVLNKQSN is encoded by the coding sequence GTGTCGGATATACATGAAATAATCACTCTTGATGGTCCTTCCGGGGCAGGTAAAAGTACAATAGCAAAATTAACAGCAAAGAAATTGTCTTTTAAATATTTAGACACAGGAGCTATGTACAGAGCAGTAACCTTATATATGATTAAGCATAATATTAATACAGATAATAACGATGAAGTCATATCCGCTCTTAATAATTTAAATATTAGTTTTGATAATGCTGGAAGAATATATTTAGATAATGAAGATGTAACAGAAGAGATAAGAAGTTCCGAAGTGGTCAATTTAGTATCCAAAGTATCATCTATCAGTGCTGTAAGGCAAAATATGGTATCTTTACAGAGAAAAATAGCTGAAGGCGGTAATTATGTAGTAGACGGCAGAGATATAGGCAGCATAGTTTTTCCTAATGCTAAATATAAGTTTTATATGGACGCTTCTTTAGATGAAAGAGCAAGACGCAGATATAATGAAGAATTGTCCAAAGGAAAAACACTTACTTATGAAGAGGTTAGAGAAAGTATAAGAAAGAGAGATGAGTTTGACTCAAATAGAAAAGATAGTCCGCTGGTGGTTCCTAATAATGCATATATTATTGACACTACAAGTATGACTATAGATGAAGTTGCAGAAAAAATCACTAATGTGGTTTTAAATAAACAATCTAATTAA
- the nifS gene encoding cysteine desulfurase NifS → MADKKIIYLDNNATTRVYEEVLEAMLPYFKDQYFNPSSMYTPAGAVHKEMERARGEVADFLGCEPIEVCFVSCGSEGDNMAIRGTIEAYPTKNHIITTKVEHPAVIETCKDLERHGYRVTYLSVDNDGNIDINELKSAINENTAIVSIMYANNETGVIFPIKEIGEIVKNAGAVFHVDAVQAAGKLPLNMKNEPYIDMLTIAGHKIHAPKGIGALYIKNGTKLRTVQTGGHQERGRRAGTENVPYIIGLGKAASMVKAELPRFIEHTSKLRDALEAEVTKRITDIKINGKGANRVSNTANISFKNIEGEAVLLLLDGYGICTSSGSACSSGTLEPSPVLQAMGVPFEYAHSSTRFSMSLDNTMEEMMYTADAIEKIVARLRDISPYKD, encoded by the coding sequence ATGGCAGATAAAAAAATAATATATTTAGATAACAATGCTACAACTAGAGTTTATGAAGAAGTATTAGAGGCTATGCTTCCTTATTTTAAAGATCAGTATTTTAATCCTTCAAGTATGTATACTCCAGCAGGTGCAGTACATAAAGAAATGGAGAGAGCAAGAGGTGAGGTAGCTGATTTTTTAGGATGCGAGCCTATTGAAGTATGTTTTGTATCATGCGGAAGCGAAGGCGATAATATGGCTATTAGAGGAACTATAGAAGCATATCCTACTAAAAATCATATTATTACTACAAAAGTTGAACACCCTGCTGTTATAGAAACATGCAAAGATTTGGAAAGACATGGATACAGAGTTACTTATCTTTCAGTAGATAATGACGGAAATATAGATATTAATGAATTAAAAAGTGCCATTAACGAAAATACCGCAATAGTATCTATAATGTATGCTAATAATGAAACAGGTGTAATTTTTCCTATAAAAGAGATTGGAGAGATAGTAAAAAATGCAGGTGCAGTATTTCATGTGGATGCTGTACAGGCTGCAGGAAAACTTCCTCTTAATATGAAAAATGAGCCTTATATTGATATGCTTACTATAGCAGGACACAAAATACATGCCCCTAAGGGTATAGGTGCTTTATATATAAAAAATGGTACTAAGTTAAGGACTGTTCAGACTGGCGGTCATCAGGAGAGAGGTCGCCGTGCTGGTACTGAAAATGTGCCTTATATTATTGGTTTAGGTAAAGCTGCTTCTATGGTTAAAGCCGAGCTTCCAAGATTTATTGAACATACTTCAAAACTTAGAGACGCTTTAGAGGCAGAAGTTACTAAAAGAATAACCGATATAAAAATTAATGGAAAAGGTGCTAATAGAGTAAGTAATACTGCAAATATAAGTTTTAAAAATATAGAAGGGGAGGCTGTACTTCTTTTATTAGACGGATATGGTATTTGTACTTCAAGCGGAAGTGCATGTTCATCTGGTACATTAGAGCCTTCTCCAGTACTTCAGGCTATGGGAGTACCTTTTGAGTATGCTCATAGTTCTACAAGGTTTTCTATGTCTTTGGATAATACTATGGAAGAGATGATGTATACTGCTGATGCTATAGAAAAAATAGTCGCTAGACTTAGAGATATATCACCTTATAAAGATTAA
- a CDS encoding PTS sugar transporter subunit IIB, translated as MTKILLLCSAGMSTSMVVKKMKEAAAKKNIDVEIEAVATARFYELLDSYDVFLLGPQVKFQKAEFQAKAKEKNKPLDVIDFKDYGTMNGEKILDFALNLKVQ; from the coding sequence ATGACAAAAATTTTATTATTATGTTCAGCAGGAATGTCAACAAGTATGGTTGTAAAAAAAATGAAAGAGGCAGCTGCTAAAAAAAATATAGACGTAGAAATAGAAGCAGTAGCTACAGCAAGATTTTATGAATTATTAGATAGTTATGATGTATTTTTACTTGGACCGCAGGTAAAATTCCAAAAAGCAGAATTCCAAGCTAAAGCTAAAGAAAAAAATAAACCGTTAGATGTTATAGATTTCAAAGATTACGGCACTATGAACGGTGAAAAAATATTAGATTTTGCTTTAAACTTAAAAGTTCAATAA